The Paraburkholderia sp. SOS3 genome includes a region encoding these proteins:
- the dusB gene encoding tRNA dihydrouridine synthase DusB produces the protein MPVLGTHNLRNNLFVAPMAGVTDRPFRQLCKRLGAGYAVSEMVASNAQLWKSEKTMRRANHAGEVEPIAVQIAGADPHMMAEAARYNVANGAQIIDINMGCPAKKVCNVAAGSALLQNEPLVQRIVEAVVNAVGIGPDAVPVTLKIRTGWNRENKNALTVARLAESAGISMLTVHGRTRADLYHGEAEYETIAAVKAAVTIPVVANGDISSPLKARDVLAATGADAIMIGRAAQGRPWLFREIDHFLQTGSLLPAPRIDEIQQVMNEHLEDHYAFYGEFTGVRTARKHIGWYTRGLSGANVFRHRMNTLDTTREQLLAVNEFFDAQKAISDRLVYVEDVTNNNGDRDQSDLLAA, from the coding sequence ATGCCCGTTCTCGGCACGCACAATTTACGCAACAACCTTTTCGTCGCTCCCATGGCGGGCGTGACGGACCGGCCTTTCCGCCAGCTTTGCAAGCGGCTCGGCGCGGGCTATGCCGTGTCGGAAATGGTTGCGTCGAACGCGCAGCTGTGGAAGAGCGAAAAGACCATGCGCCGCGCCAACCACGCGGGCGAAGTCGAACCGATTGCCGTGCAGATCGCCGGCGCCGACCCGCACATGATGGCCGAGGCCGCGCGCTACAACGTCGCAAACGGCGCGCAGATCATCGACATCAATATGGGCTGCCCCGCGAAAAAAGTTTGCAACGTTGCGGCCGGCTCCGCGCTGCTGCAGAACGAGCCGCTCGTGCAGCGCATCGTCGAGGCCGTCGTCAATGCGGTGGGCATCGGTCCCGACGCCGTGCCCGTCACGCTCAAGATTCGCACCGGCTGGAATCGCGAGAACAAAAACGCACTCACCGTCGCGCGTCTTGCCGAATCGGCAGGCATCTCGATGCTGACCGTGCATGGCCGCACGCGCGCGGATCTTTACCACGGCGAAGCGGAATACGAAACGATCGCCGCGGTAAAGGCGGCAGTGACCATTCCTGTCGTCGCGAACGGCGACATTTCATCGCCGCTCAAGGCGCGCGACGTGCTTGCCGCAACCGGCGCCGACGCCATCATGATCGGGCGCGCAGCGCAGGGTCGCCCGTGGCTGTTCCGCGAGATCGATCACTTCCTGCAGACGGGCAGCCTGCTGCCGGCGCCGCGTATCGACGAAATCCAGCAGGTCATGAACGAGCATCTCGAGGATCACTACGCTTTTTACGGGGAGTTCACTGGCGTCCGTACTGCGCGCAAGCATATCGGCTGGTACACTCGCGGCCTTTCCGGCGCCAACGTGTTCCGCCATCGGATGAATACGCTGGACACGACGCGCGAGCAACTGCTCGCCGTCAATGAATTCTTCGACGCGCAAAAGGCGATTTCCGATCGTCTCGTGTACGTCGAAGACGTCACGAATAACAACGGCGATCGGGACCAATCCGACTTATTAGCAGCATGA
- a CDS encoding Fis family transcriptional regulator, whose protein sequence is MSKHNIEQCVRDSLDMYFQDLDGSNPHDVYDMVISCVEKPLLEVVLEQAGGNQSLAAEYLGINRNTLRKKLQQHGLL, encoded by the coding sequence ATGAGCAAGCACAACATCGAACAATGCGTCCGCGACAGCCTGGATATGTACTTTCAGGATCTCGACGGCTCCAATCCGCACGACGTCTATGACATGGTCATCTCGTGCGTTGAAAAACCGCTGCTCGAGGTGGTACTCGAGCAGGCTGGCGGCAATCAGTCGCTGGCCGCCGAGTATCTCGGCATCAACCGCAATACGCTGCGCAAGAAGTTGCAACAGCACGGTCTGCTGTAG
- the purH gene encoding bifunctional phosphoribosylaminoimidazolecarboxamide formyltransferase/IMP cyclohydrolase has translation MIKQALISVSDKSGIVDFAKSLSELGVKILSTGGTAKLLADAGLAVTEVADYTGFPEMLDGRVKTLHPKVHGGILARRDLPEHVAALEQHGIPTIDLLVVNLYPFVQTVAKEDCSLEDAIENIDIGGPTMLRSAAKNHRDVTVIVDPADYVAVLDEMRENRNTVSYKTNFRLATKVFAHTAQYDGAITNYLTSLTEELQHRSRNTYPATLNLAFDKVQDLRYGENPHQSAAFYRDLSVPAGTLANYTQLQGKELSYNNIADSDAAWECVKTFDVPACVIIKHANPCGVAVGEDTGEAYAKAFQTDPTSAFGGIIAFNREVDEATAQAVAKQFVEVLIAPAFSTAARQVFAAKQNVRLLEIALGNGNNAFDLKRVGGGVLVQSLDARNVQSRDLRVVTKRYPTPKEMDDLLFAWRVAKFVKSNAIVFCGNGMTLGVGAGQMSRVDSARIASIKAQNAGLSLNGSAVASDAFFPFRDGLDVVVAAGATCVIQPGGSVRDDEVIAAADEHNIAMVVTGVRHFRH, from the coding sequence ATGATCAAGCAAGCGCTCATCTCCGTTTCCGACAAGTCAGGCATCGTCGATTTCGCGAAATCGCTGTCGGAACTCGGCGTCAAGATCCTGTCGACCGGCGGCACCGCGAAACTGCTCGCGGACGCGGGCCTCGCGGTTACCGAGGTGGCCGATTACACGGGCTTTCCGGAAATGCTCGACGGGCGCGTGAAGACGCTGCATCCGAAAGTGCACGGCGGCATTCTCGCCCGCCGCGATCTGCCCGAGCACGTGGCCGCACTCGAGCAGCACGGCATTCCGACCATCGATCTGCTCGTCGTGAATCTGTATCCGTTCGTGCAAACCGTGGCCAAGGAAGACTGCTCGCTCGAAGACGCGATCGAGAACATCGATATCGGCGGCCCGACCATGCTGCGCTCCGCGGCAAAAAACCATCGCGACGTCACCGTGATCGTCGATCCCGCCGATTACGTGGCAGTGCTCGATGAAATGCGCGAGAACCGCAACACGGTCAGCTACAAGACGAACTTCCGTCTCGCGACCAAGGTGTTCGCGCACACGGCACAGTACGACGGCGCGATCACGAATTACCTGACGAGCCTCACGGAAGAGCTGCAGCACCGCTCGCGCAACACGTACCCGGCTACGCTGAACCTCGCGTTCGACAAGGTTCAGGACCTGCGCTACGGCGAGAATCCGCATCAGAGCGCAGCGTTCTACCGCGATCTGTCGGTGCCGGCCGGCACGCTCGCGAATTACACGCAATTGCAGGGCAAGGAACTGTCGTATAACAACATCGCCGACTCGGACGCTGCCTGGGAATGCGTAAAAACATTCGATGTGCCAGCCTGCGTGATCATCAAGCACGCGAATCCGTGCGGCGTGGCAGTGGGTGAGGATACGGGCGAAGCATACGCGAAGGCATTTCAGACCGATCCGACGTCGGCGTTCGGCGGCATCATCGCGTTCAATCGCGAGGTGGATGAAGCGACTGCGCAAGCCGTTGCGAAGCAGTTCGTCGAAGTGTTGATCGCTCCGGCGTTCAGCACCGCGGCGCGCCAGGTGTTCGCTGCGAAGCAGAACGTCAGGCTGCTCGAAATCGCGCTCGGCAACGGCAATAACGCGTTCGACCTGAAGCGCGTCGGCGGCGGCGTGCTCGTGCAGTCGCTCGATGCCAGGAATGTGCAGTCGCGCGACCTGCGCGTCGTGACGAAGCGCTACCCGACGCCCAAGGAGATGGACGATCTGCTGTTCGCGTGGCGCGTGGCGAAGTTCGTGAAGTCGAATGCGATCGTGTTTTGCGGCAACGGCATGACGCTCGGCGTCGGCGCCGGACAGATGAGCCGCGTGGATTCGGCGCGCATTGCGAGCATCAAGGCGCAGAATGCGGGGCTGTCGTTGAACGGCTCGGCCGTTGCGTCGGACGCGTTCTTCCCGTTCCGCGACGGGCTCGACGTGGTAGTTGCGGCCGGCGCCACCTGCGTGATACAGCCGGGCGGTTCGGTGCGCGACGACGAGGTGATCGCCGCGGCGGACGAGCACAATATCGCGATGGTGGTGACCGGCGTGCGACATTTCCGGCATTGA
- the ruvC gene encoding crossover junction endodeoxyribonuclease RuvC, with protein MRILGIDPGLRVTGFGVIDQSGHQLSYIASGVIKTPDGDLPSRLGTIFDGISTLIREHAPDQAAIEKVFVNVNPQSTLLLGQARGAAICGLVAGGVPVAEYTALQLKQAVVGYGRATKEQMQQMVVRLLTLSGMPGTDAADALGMAICHAHGGSTLNTLGGIAPALAKKGLRVRRGRLVG; from the coding sequence ATGAGAATTCTCGGTATCGACCCCGGCCTGCGCGTGACCGGCTTCGGCGTGATCGACCAGTCCGGTCACCAGTTGAGCTACATCGCAAGCGGCGTCATCAAGACGCCCGACGGCGATCTGCCGTCCCGCCTCGGTACGATCTTCGACGGTATTTCCACGCTGATTCGCGAGCACGCGCCCGATCAGGCGGCCATCGAGAAGGTGTTCGTCAACGTCAACCCGCAATCGACGCTGCTGCTCGGCCAGGCCCGCGGCGCGGCGATCTGCGGTCTCGTGGCGGGGGGCGTGCCGGTCGCCGAATACACGGCGCTGCAGTTGAAACAGGCCGTGGTCGGCTACGGGCGCGCGACAAAGGAACAGATGCAGCAGATGGTGGTGCGCCTGCTGACGCTTTCCGGCATGCCTGGCACCGACGCCGCCGATGCGCTCGGTATGGCCATCTGCCATGCGCACGGCGGTAGCACGCTGAACACGCTCGGCGGCATCGCACCGGCACTTGCAAAGAAAGGCTTGCGCGTACGACGCGGAAGACTGGTCGGCTAG